A single genomic interval of Cygnus atratus isolate AKBS03 ecotype Queensland, Australia chromosome 22, CAtr_DNAZoo_HiC_assembly, whole genome shotgun sequence harbors:
- the CCDC153 gene encoding coiled-coil domain-containing protein 153, with product MPPKSKGQGKRGVKQQKKRSAAESQAEATSRRAAPEADSLGEHRAPWRDTARWARADSEGLRRRLRELERALEQARDDKRDMHEEMSRQYQELQRQTAAHGQRLEAKVNSLQEQLATRLQESQRSHEAATKALAERDRTIAQLQGRMSAMEREYEQILHASLDLVLAKLAGARQRWEEQGTAIALQHKQRLQEFGLNPLEM from the exons ATGCCTCCAAAGAGCAAAGGGCAGGGGAAAAGAGGagtgaagcagcagaaaaagagaagcgCAGCAG AAAGCCAAGCTGAAGCGACGTCCAGGAGAGCGGCACCGGAGGCTGACAGCCTGGGAGAGCACCGGG CTCCCTGGAGGGACACGGCCCGGTGGGCGAGGGCGGACAGCGAGGGGCTCCGGCGgaggctgcgggagctggagcggGCGCTGGAGCAGGCGCGGGACGACAAGAGAGACATGCACGAAG AAATGAGCCGGCAGtaccaggagctgcagaggcagaCGGCAGCCCACGGCCAGCGCCTGGAGGCGAAGGTGAacagcctgcaggagcagctcg CCACCAGGCTCCAGGAGAGCCAGCGGAGCCACGAGGCTGCCACCAAGGCCCTGGCAGAGCGGGACAGGACCATcgcccagctgcagggcaggatgaGCGCCATGGAGAGGGAGTACGAGCAGATCCTCCAC GCCAGCCTGGACCTGGTGCTGGCCAAGCTGGCAGGGGCCAGGCAGcgctgggaggagcagggcacGGCCATCGCGCTGCAGCACAAGCAGCGCCTGCAGGAGTTCGGCCTCAACCCCCTGGAGATGTag